A window of Auraticoccus monumenti contains these coding sequences:
- a CDS encoding nitroreductase family protein has product MSGSGLAALLARRRMVRDFDPGAGVPVELLEAVLDAGLTAPSAGHAQVVTAVVLADQQVSGFWSVTSEPGADSAWLRGMRRAPVLITLWTSEDAYAERYAEPDKAAGSDDGPAWSAPWWWVDAGMTAMAVLLAATDAGLGACFFGVPPRRQALLAEHLGVPAGWASAGVVALGRPAAADRPSGSGRRRARRPREERIRSGRW; this is encoded by the coding sequence GTGAGCGGGTCGGGGCTGGCGGCGCTGCTGGCCCGCCGCCGGATGGTCCGTGACTTCGACCCGGGCGCCGGGGTGCCTGTGGAGCTGCTGGAGGCGGTGCTGGACGCCGGGCTCACCGCCCCCTCGGCCGGGCACGCCCAGGTGGTGACCGCGGTGGTGCTGGCGGACCAGCAGGTGAGCGGCTTCTGGTCGGTCACCAGCGAGCCCGGAGCCGACTCGGCCTGGCTCCGCGGCATGCGGCGGGCGCCGGTGCTGATCACCCTGTGGACCAGCGAGGACGCCTACGCCGAGCGCTACGCCGAGCCGGACAAGGCCGCCGGCTCCGACGACGGGCCGGCCTGGTCGGCGCCCTGGTGGTGGGTGGACGCCGGGATGACGGCCATGGCGGTGCTGCTGGCCGCCACCGACGCGGGGCTCGGCGCCTGCTTCTTCGGCGTCCCGCCCCGGCGCCAGGCGCTGCTGGCCGAGCACCTGGGGGTCCCGGCGGGCTGGGCCTCGGCCGGGGTGGTGGCGCTGGGACGTCCGGCCGCCGCCGACCGGCCGTCCGGGTCGGGGCGACGCCGCGCGCGACGTCCGCGCGAGGAGAGGATCCGCTCCGGACGCTGGTGA
- a CDS encoding 50S ribosomal protein L25/general stress protein Ctc, with translation MSENKLVAEPRNEFGKGAARRIRRAARVPAVLYGHGTDPVHLSLPGHETLLALRQANALLTIEIEGTSQLALPKQVQRDPIKGFIEHVDLLLVRQGEKVSVDVAIHTTGDAAPDTLVVIENNTINVEASATHIPEQIEVSIQGLRAGSQVLAKDLVLPGDVSLGVDEDLLIVNVTGAPSEEQVEAELAEAEAEAGIEPTVDEDTAAAEAAEGEGESSSDDDQ, from the coding sequence ATGTCCGAGAACAAGCTCGTCGCCGAGCCCCGCAACGAGTTCGGCAAGGGTGCGGCCCGCCGCATCCGCCGCGCCGCCCGCGTCCCCGCCGTCCTGTACGGCCACGGCACCGACCCGGTGCACCTGTCGCTGCCCGGTCACGAGACCCTGCTGGCCCTGCGCCAGGCGAACGCGCTGCTGACCATCGAGATCGAGGGCACCAGCCAGCTGGCGCTACCCAAGCAGGTCCAGCGCGACCCGATCAAGGGCTTCATCGAGCACGTCGACCTGCTGCTGGTCCGCCAGGGCGAGAAGGTGTCGGTCGACGTCGCCATCCACACCACCGGTGACGCCGCCCCCGACACCCTGGTCGTGATCGAGAACAACACCATCAACGTCGAGGCCTCCGCGACCCACATCCCCGAGCAGATCGAGGTCAGCATCCAGGGTCTGCGGGCCGGCAGCCAGGTCCTGGCCAAGGACCTGGTCCTGCCCGGCGACGTCAGCCTGGGTGTGGACGAGGACCTGCTGATCGTCAACGTCACCGGTGCCCCGAGCGAGGAGCAGGTCGAGGCCGAGCTGGCCGAGGCCGAGGCCGAGGCCGGCATCGAGCCCACCGTCGACGAGGACACTGCCGCCGCTGAGGCTGCGGAGGGCGAGGGCGAGTCCTCCTCCGACGACGACCAGTGA
- a CDS encoding MarR family winged helix-turn-helix transcriptional regulator, producing MQDEVDALVRDWARERPDLDLSAMQVLSRVSRLGHLLDRARKDSFTAHGIVAWEFDVLAALRRAGRPYTLSPGALIRETLVTSGTMTTRVDRLVRRGLVTRSADPSDRRGVLVTLTDAGRDTVDGALGSLLAAERRLLAGLDESEQAQLAELLRTLGLSIDELAA from the coding sequence ATGCAGGACGAGGTGGACGCACTGGTCAGGGACTGGGCCCGTGAGCGCCCGGACCTCGACCTGTCCGCGATGCAGGTGCTCAGCCGGGTCAGCCGCCTCGGCCACCTCCTCGACCGCGCCCGCAAGGACTCCTTCACCGCCCACGGCATCGTGGCCTGGGAGTTCGACGTGCTGGCCGCGCTGCGCCGCGCCGGACGTCCCTACACGCTCTCGCCGGGCGCGCTGATCCGGGAGACCCTGGTCACCAGCGGGACCATGACCACCCGGGTCGACCGCCTGGTCCGCCGGGGCCTGGTCACCCGCAGCGCCGACCCCAGCGACCGCCGCGGCGTCCTGGTGACCCTCACCGACGCCGGCCGCGACACCGTCGACGGCGCGCTGGGCAGCCTGCTGGCCGCCGAGCGGCGTCTGCTGGCCGGTCTGGACGAGTCCGAGCAGGCCCAGCTGGCCGAGCTGCTGCGCACCCTCGGGCTGTCGATCGACGAGCTCGCCGCCTGA
- the glmU gene encoding bifunctional UDP-N-acetylglucosamine diphosphorylase/glucosamine-1-phosphate N-acetyltransferase GlmU: MSAATSPETTPAAVAAVVVLAAGGGTRMRSKRSKLLHEVGGRSMLSHALAAASAVQPEHLVVVVGHARDQVEPLVHELAPQATTAVQTEQRGTGHAVRCALEVLPELTGEVLVTYGDVPMLTGETLAELVQRHRADGNAVTVLTADVPDPTGYGRILRDPDGQVARIVEHRDADEATRAVTEINSGIYVFAADTLATGVARLDAVNAQGELYLTDVLGLARADGGRVGAHRTDDLWQTEGVNDRVQLARMNAELNRRTVEGWMRAGVTVVDPATTWIDADVRLAPDVLLHPGTILAGATTVGEGAELGPDTRLRDCEVGEGASVVRSEAHLAVIGAGATVGPWSYLRPGTELGERGKIGGFVETKKAVIGAGSKVPHLSYVGDATIGAGSNIGAGTIFANYDGVDKFPSTIGDGVFVGSGTVLVAPAEIGDGAFVAAGSTITEPVPADDLGVARGRQRNVEGWAGRRRESRAAAADAPGDSGAAQ, translated from the coding sequence ATGAGCGCAGCGACCTCCCCCGAGACCACCCCCGCCGCCGTCGCCGCGGTGGTCGTGCTGGCCGCCGGTGGCGGCACCCGGATGAGGTCGAAGCGGTCCAAGCTGCTGCACGAGGTCGGCGGACGCTCCATGCTCAGCCACGCCCTGGCCGCGGCGAGCGCGGTCCAGCCCGAGCACCTGGTGGTCGTCGTCGGGCACGCCCGGGACCAGGTCGAGCCGCTGGTGCACGAGCTGGCCCCGCAGGCGACCACGGCCGTCCAGACCGAGCAGCGCGGCACCGGGCACGCCGTCCGGTGCGCCCTGGAGGTGCTGCCGGAGCTGACCGGCGAGGTGCTGGTCACCTACGGCGACGTCCCGATGCTGACCGGGGAGACCCTGGCCGAGCTGGTGCAGCGGCACCGTGCCGACGGCAACGCGGTCACCGTGCTCACCGCCGACGTGCCCGACCCCACCGGCTACGGCCGCATCCTCCGCGACCCCGACGGCCAGGTGGCCCGGATCGTGGAGCACCGCGACGCCGACGAGGCCACCCGCGCGGTCACCGAGATCAACTCCGGCATCTACGTCTTCGCCGCCGACACCCTCGCCACCGGCGTGGCCCGGCTGGACGCGGTCAACGCCCAGGGGGAGCTGTACCTGACCGACGTCCTCGGGCTCGCCCGCGCCGACGGCGGACGGGTCGGGGCCCACCGCACCGACGACCTGTGGCAGACCGAGGGCGTCAACGACCGGGTCCAGCTGGCCCGGATGAACGCCGAGCTCAACCGGCGCACCGTCGAGGGCTGGATGCGCGCCGGCGTCACCGTCGTCGACCCCGCCACCACCTGGATCGACGCCGACGTCCGGCTGGCCCCCGACGTCCTGCTCCACCCCGGCACCATCCTGGCCGGAGCCACCACGGTGGGGGAGGGCGCCGAGCTCGGCCCCGACACCCGGCTGCGCGACTGCGAGGTGGGCGAGGGTGCCTCGGTGGTCCGCAGCGAGGCCCACCTGGCCGTGATCGGGGCCGGTGCGACCGTCGGGCCCTGGTCCTACCTGCGTCCGGGCACCGAGCTGGGGGAGCGGGGCAAGATCGGCGGTTTCGTGGAGACCAAGAAGGCGGTCATCGGCGCCGGCTCCAAGGTGCCCCACCTCAGCTACGTCGGCGACGCCACCATCGGGGCGGGCAGCAACATCGGGGCCGGCACGATCTTCGCCAACTACGACGGGGTCGACAAGTTCCCCAGCACCATCGGGGACGGGGTCTTCGTCGGCTCCGGGACGGTGCTGGTCGCCCCCGCCGAGATCGGCGACGGGGCCTTCGTGGCCGCCGGCTCGACGATCACCGAACCGGTGCCCGCCGACGACCTGGGGGTGGCTCGCGGGCGCCAGCGCAACGTCGAGGGGTGGGCCGGACGACGCCGGGAGTCCCGCGCCGCGGCCGCCGACGCCCCGGGCGACAGCGGGGCCGCTCAGTAG
- a CDS encoding resuscitation-promoting factor encodes MRKLIPLSIAAAAALLATSGAVGYQVLDKTVELSVDGVPTTVTTLEGNVGEVLAQQGIALGEHDLVAPGAETKLSDGDRIAVQFGREVTVEVDGSEQTHWTTATTVGEALAVLAIKAQGADLSTSRSTAIGREGLEFSVDTVKKVELVAGGKTSSVQTTATTVGEVLAQAKVEPDDDDMVEPAVGEAVADGDTITVDVVEVKDVAKKSAIEHETVRKDSDQLDLGTTRVETEGEDGERTVVTTETRENGKVVKKEEKSSKVTREPVDEVVLVGTRVAPEPEPAPAPAPAPAPQRSSGSAGSSQDDSSDSRSEAPKPKPAPKPAPKPEPEDSSSGASAGVWDRLAQCESGGNWSINTGNGYYGGVQFSAQTWKAYGGKGLPHENSKAEQIRIASKLQAAAGWGQWPSCSAKLGLR; translated from the coding sequence GTGCGCAAGCTCATCCCCCTCTCGATCGCCGCCGCCGCGGCCCTGCTCGCCACCAGCGGTGCCGTCGGCTACCAGGTGCTCGACAAGACCGTCGAGCTGTCGGTCGACGGGGTCCCCACCACCGTCACCACCCTGGAGGGGAACGTCGGGGAGGTGCTGGCCCAGCAGGGGATCGCCCTCGGCGAGCACGACCTGGTCGCCCCGGGCGCGGAGACGAAGCTCTCCGACGGCGACCGGATCGCGGTGCAGTTCGGCCGCGAGGTCACCGTCGAGGTGGACGGCTCGGAGCAGACCCACTGGACCACCGCCACCACCGTCGGTGAGGCGCTGGCCGTGCTGGCCATCAAGGCCCAGGGTGCGGACCTCTCCACCAGCCGCTCCACCGCCATCGGCCGCGAGGGCCTGGAGTTCAGCGTCGACACCGTCAAGAAGGTCGAGCTGGTGGCCGGCGGCAAGACCTCCAGCGTGCAGACCACCGCCACCACGGTCGGTGAGGTCCTGGCCCAGGCGAAGGTCGAGCCCGACGACGACGACATGGTCGAGCCAGCCGTCGGTGAGGCGGTCGCCGACGGCGACACGATCACCGTCGACGTCGTCGAGGTGAAGGACGTCGCCAAGAAGTCGGCGATCGAGCACGAGACGGTCCGCAAGGACTCCGACCAGCTCGACCTCGGCACGACCCGGGTCGAGACCGAGGGCGAGGACGGCGAGCGCACCGTCGTCACCACCGAGACCCGCGAGAACGGCAAGGTCGTCAAGAAGGAGGAGAAGTCCTCCAAGGTGACCCGGGAGCCGGTCGACGAGGTCGTCCTGGTCGGCACGCGCGTGGCCCCCGAGCCCGAGCCCGCCCCCGCGCCTGCCCCCGCCCCGGCGCCGCAGCGGTCCTCCGGCTCCGCCGGCTCCTCCCAGGACGACAGCTCCGACTCCCGCTCCGAGGCGCCCAAGCCGAAGCCGGCGCCGAAGCCGGCACCGAAGCCCGAGCCCGAGGACAGCAGCTCCGGCGCCTCCGCCGGGGTCTGGGACCGCCTCGCCCAGTGCGAGTCCGGCGGCAACTGGTCGATCAACACCGGCAACGGCTACTACGGCGGCGTGCAGTTCAGCGCCCAGACCTGGAAGGCCTACGGCGGCAAGGGCCTGCCGCACGAGAACAGCAAGGCCGAGCAGATCCGGATCGCCTCCAAGCTGCAGGCCGCCGCCGGATGGGGCCAGTGGCCCTCCTGCTCGGCCAAGCTCGGGCTTCGCTGA
- a CDS encoding TatD family hydrolase: protein MNRELPALPDALPGPVTDSHCHLDVAEEYSGLAPEDALAQAASVGVTRLVQVGCDLPSSRWAVAAASRWPSVVATVALHPNDAARLGDRLPQALEELAALVAEEAADPARRLRGVGETGLDWFRTPEEEGRHLQRESFAAHIALARRHDLTLVVHDRDAHDEVLEVLDAEGGVDRLVMHCFSGDADFARRCLDRGAWLSFPGTVTFKPNQHLRDALRLTPTDRVLTETDAPFLTPVPHRGRPNASFLVPLTVRFMAEQRGEDLAGFCASLHDNASAAFGGSW, encoded by the coding sequence GTGAACCGCGAGCTCCCTGCCCTCCCCGACGCGCTGCCGGGACCGGTCACCGACTCCCACTGCCACCTCGACGTCGCCGAGGAGTACAGCGGGCTGGCCCCGGAGGACGCGCTGGCGCAGGCGGCCTCGGTGGGCGTCACGCGTCTGGTCCAGGTCGGCTGCGACCTGCCGAGCTCGCGCTGGGCCGTGGCCGCCGCCTCCCGGTGGCCCTCGGTGGTCGCCACCGTCGCCCTGCACCCCAACGACGCCGCCCGGCTGGGGGATCGGCTGCCACAGGCCCTGGAGGAGCTGGCGGCCCTGGTGGCCGAGGAGGCCGCCGACCCGGCCCGCCGCCTGCGTGGGGTGGGGGAGACCGGTCTGGACTGGTTCCGCACCCCCGAGGAGGAGGGACGACACCTCCAGCGCGAGTCCTTCGCCGCCCACATCGCGCTGGCCCGCCGCCACGACCTGACCCTCGTGGTCCACGACCGCGACGCCCACGACGAGGTGCTCGAGGTGCTGGACGCCGAGGGCGGGGTGGACCGGCTGGTCATGCACTGCTTCTCCGGCGACGCCGACTTCGCCCGCCGCTGCCTGGACCGCGGTGCCTGGCTGTCCTTCCCCGGCACGGTGACGTTCAAGCCGAACCAGCACCTCCGTGACGCCCTCCGGCTGACCCCGACCGACCGGGTGCTGACCGAGACCGACGCACCCTTCCTCACCCCGGTGCCGCACCGCGGCCGCCCCAACGCCTCCTTCCTGGTGCCGCTGACCGTCCGCTTCATGGCCGAGCAGCGCGGGGAGGACCTGGCCGGGTTCTGCGCCTCGCTGCACGACAACGCCTCCGCCGCCTTCGGTGGCAGCTGGTGA
- a CDS encoding ribose-phosphate diphosphokinase encodes MSSVKKPFEKHMMLFSGRAYPELAQEVADLMGSSIVPMRALSYANSEIYVRFEESVRGCDAFVIQSHCAPVNEWLMEQLIMVDALKRASAKRITVVAPFYPYARQDKKHAGREPISARLVADLFKTAGADRIMSVDLHAAQIQGFFDGPVDHLWALPVLADYVQGKYDTSKMTVVSPDAGRVRLADMWTDRLNAKLAIIHKRRDPDVANTVAVHEVVGEVEGRVCLLVDDMIDTAGTICQAAEALKARGAKAVIAATTHAVLSGPAASRLNASAFEEVIVTNSLPISTSEPIEKLTVLSISPLIAEAIQQVFTDGSVTKLFNGQS; translated from the coding sequence GTGAGCTCAGTCAAGAAGCCGTTCGAGAAGCACATGATGCTGTTCAGCGGCAGGGCCTATCCCGAGCTGGCCCAGGAGGTCGCCGACCTGATGGGCAGCAGCATCGTCCCGATGCGGGCCCTGAGCTACGCCAACTCCGAGATCTACGTCCGCTTCGAGGAGTCCGTCCGCGGCTGCGACGCCTTCGTGATCCAGAGCCACTGCGCCCCGGTCAACGAGTGGCTGATGGAGCAGCTGATCATGGTCGACGCGCTCAAGCGGGCCTCCGCCAAGCGGATCACCGTGGTCGCCCCCTTCTACCCCTACGCCCGCCAGGACAAGAAGCACGCCGGCCGCGAGCCGATCTCGGCCCGGCTGGTGGCCGACCTGTTCAAGACCGCCGGCGCGGACCGCATCATGTCGGTGGACCTGCACGCCGCCCAGATCCAGGGCTTCTTCGACGGACCCGTCGACCACCTCTGGGCGCTGCCGGTGCTGGCCGACTACGTCCAGGGCAAGTACGACACCTCGAAGATGACGGTGGTCTCGCCCGACGCCGGCCGGGTGCGGCTGGCCGACATGTGGACCGACCGGCTGAACGCGAAGCTGGCCATCATCCACAAGCGCCGTGACCCCGACGTGGCCAACACCGTGGCCGTGCACGAGGTGGTCGGTGAGGTCGAGGGCCGGGTCTGCCTGCTGGTGGACGACATGATCGACACCGCCGGCACGATCTGCCAGGCCGCCGAGGCCCTCAAGGCCCGCGGCGCCAAGGCCGTGATCGCGGCCACCACGCACGCGGTCCTCTCCGGCCCCGCGGCCTCGCGGCTGAACGCCTCGGCCTTCGAGGAGGTCATCGTGACCAACTCGCTGCCGATCAGCACCTCCGAGCCGATCGAGAAGCTGACCGTGCTCAGCATCTCCCCGCTGATCGCCGAGGCGATCCAGCAGGTGTTCACCGACGGATCGGTGACCAAGCTCTTCAACGGCCAGAGCTGA
- a CDS encoding 4-(cytidine 5'-diphospho)-2-C-methyl-D-erythritol kinase — translation MPPPLTPPSEPVRVRVPAKINLALMVGRVGEDGYHPLATLFQAVSLHDDVVAAPAPAGEFSVTMSGEAEGVGDGPDNLAVRAARLLAEDHGVADQVGAALSVRKSIPVAGGMAGGSADAAGALLACSVLWDLDVEPDGLGALGARLGADVPFALLGGTALGTGRGDVLAPVLTSGCFHWVLALSDEGLSTPAVFRRFDELGLGREPEELDVADELMNALRTGDAPALARAVHNDLAPAALDLRPDLEATLRRGEELGALTGIVSGSGPTVAFLCVDESAAIDLSTQLARLPRVRAVRRARGPAQGARLIS, via the coding sequence GTGCCGCCTCCCCTCACCCCTCCGTCCGAGCCCGTCCGCGTCCGGGTGCCGGCCAAGATCAACCTGGCGCTCATGGTGGGCCGCGTGGGGGAGGACGGGTACCACCCGCTGGCCACCCTCTTCCAGGCCGTCTCCCTGCACGACGACGTGGTGGCCGCTCCCGCGCCGGCCGGCGAGTTCAGCGTGACCATGAGCGGCGAGGCCGAGGGGGTGGGCGACGGTCCGGACAACCTGGCGGTGCGGGCCGCCCGCCTGCTGGCCGAGGATCACGGGGTCGCCGACCAGGTCGGGGCCGCGCTGAGCGTCCGCAAGTCGATCCCGGTGGCCGGCGGCATGGCCGGGGGGTCGGCCGACGCGGCCGGGGCGCTGCTGGCCTGCTCGGTGCTCTGGGACCTCGACGTCGAACCCGACGGACTGGGCGCGCTCGGTGCCCGGCTGGGGGCCGACGTCCCCTTCGCGCTGCTCGGCGGCACCGCGCTGGGCACCGGGCGCGGGGACGTCCTGGCCCCGGTGCTGACCAGCGGCTGCTTCCACTGGGTGCTGGCGCTGTCGGACGAGGGCCTGTCCACCCCCGCGGTCTTCCGCCGCTTCGACGAGCTCGGGCTGGGCCGTGAGCCCGAGGAGCTGGACGTGGCCGACGAGCTGATGAACGCGCTCCGCACCGGGGACGCCCCGGCGCTGGCCCGGGCCGTCCACAACGACCTGGCCCCCGCCGCGCTGGACCTGCGCCCGGACCTGGAGGCCACCCTGCGACGAGGGGAGGAGCTGGGGGCGCTGACCGGGATCGTGTCCGGGTCCGGGCCCACGGTGGCCTTCCTCTGCGTGGACGAGTCCGCCGCCATCGACCTCAGCACCCAGCTGGCGCGGCTGCCCCGCGTGCGTGCGGTCCGACGGGCGCGGGGACCCGCCCAGGGCGCCCGGCTGATCAGCTGA
- the rsmI gene encoding 16S rRNA (cytidine(1402)-2'-O)-methyltransferase, producing the protein MVDTEQGPGVLVLAGTPIGDVADAPPRLREELARADVVAAEDTRRLHRLLQRLEVTLSGRVVSYFEGNEVARTEQLAAELEAGARVLVVTDAGMPSVSDPGYRLVRAAVDRGIRVTAVPGPSAVLTALALSGLPVDRFCFEGFLPRKAGERGRRLAALATETRTMVFFEAPHRLADFLTSGVEALGADRPAAVCRELTKTYEEVRRGTLAELVDWAAEGVRGEVTVVVQGAEPSDDGGSALELVRELIADGVRLSDAVAQVAASTGQRRNALYQAAVADRRS; encoded by the coding sequence GTGGTCGACACCGAGCAGGGCCCGGGTGTGCTGGTGCTGGCCGGGACGCCCATCGGCGACGTCGCCGACGCCCCACCCCGGCTGCGCGAGGAGCTGGCCCGCGCCGACGTGGTCGCCGCCGAGGACACCCGGCGGCTGCACCGGCTGCTGCAGCGGCTGGAGGTCACCCTGAGCGGGCGGGTCGTCTCCTACTTCGAGGGCAACGAGGTCGCCCGCACCGAGCAGCTGGCCGCGGAGCTTGAGGCGGGGGCCCGGGTGCTGGTGGTCACCGACGCGGGCATGCCCTCGGTGTCGGACCCCGGCTACCGGCTGGTGCGGGCGGCGGTGGACCGCGGGATCCGGGTCACCGCGGTACCGGGCCCGTCGGCGGTCCTCACCGCGCTGGCCCTGTCCGGGCTCCCGGTCGACCGCTTCTGCTTCGAGGGCTTCCTGCCCCGCAAGGCCGGCGAGCGGGGGCGCCGGCTGGCCGCGCTGGCCACCGAGACCCGGACGATGGTCTTCTTCGAGGCCCCGCACCGGCTGGCCGACTTCCTGACCTCCGGGGTGGAGGCCCTGGGCGCCGACCGTCCGGCCGCGGTCTGCCGGGAGCTGACCAAGACCTACGAGGAGGTCCGCCGGGGGACCCTGGCCGAGCTGGTCGACTGGGCCGCCGAGGGCGTCCGGGGCGAGGTCACGGTCGTGGTGCAGGGGGCCGAGCCGAGCGACGACGGCGGGTCGGCCCTGGAGCTGGTGCGCGAGCTGATCGCCGACGGCGTCCGGCTGTCGGACGCGGTGGCGCAGGTGGCGGCCAGCACCGGCCAGCGGCGCAACGCCCTCTACCAGGCGGCGGTGGCTGACCGCCGGTCCTGA
- a CDS encoding GNAT family N-acetyltransferase: protein MPLTLDQLTWPRRTERLVLRPARPEDHAATFGFRSDPGVGHWIGSWTEDPQLHRWLFTDTDRLARTLLYELDGRVVGDLMLAVRAASTQLEVRDEGEAVEAEIGWSQDPSVGGRGLATEAVRELLAICFQDLGLRRVVASCYAGNETSWRLMERVGMRRETVARRDSLHRSGEWMDSYGYALLAEEWRGATGPAPLASTA from the coding sequence GTGCCCCTCACCCTCGACCAGCTGACGTGGCCCCGCCGGACCGAGCGGCTGGTGCTCCGCCCGGCCCGTCCGGAGGACCACGCCGCCACCTTCGGCTTCCGCTCCGACCCCGGCGTCGGGCACTGGATCGGCAGCTGGACCGAGGACCCGCAGCTGCACCGCTGGCTCTTCACCGACACCGACCGGCTGGCCCGGACCCTGCTCTACGAGCTCGACGGCCGCGTGGTGGGGGACCTGATGCTGGCGGTCCGCGCTGCGTCGACCCAGCTGGAGGTCCGCGACGAGGGCGAGGCCGTGGAGGCCGAGATCGGCTGGTCCCAGGACCCCTCGGTCGGCGGCCGCGGGCTGGCCACCGAGGCGGTGCGGGAGCTGTTGGCGATCTGCTTCCAGGACCTGGGGCTGCGCCGTGTGGTCGCCTCCTGCTACGCCGGCAACGAGACGTCGTGGCGGCTGATGGAGCGGGTGGGCATGCGCCGGGAGACCGTGGCGCGCCGGGACTCCCTGCACCGCTCCGGTGAGTGGATGGACTCCTACGGCTACGCGCTGCTGGCCGAGGAGTGGCGCGGCGCGACCGGCCCCGCGCCACTAGCCTCGACCGCGTGA
- the rsmA gene encoding 16S rRNA (adenine(1518)-N(6)/adenine(1519)-N(6))-dimethyltransferase RsmA, whose protein sequence is MGPVALLLGQARASLTSPLTSSKGLLDPTSVRALATELGLRPTKQRGQNFVTDANTVRRLVTLAGLEPDDVALEIGPGLGSLTLGLLERARHVVAIEIEASLARQLPLTVATRLPGAEERLTVVEADALQVHPLPEPRPSVVVANLPYNVSVPVLLHLLEIDPGWRRGLVMVQLEVADRLVAGPGSRTYGVPSVKMAWWAAATRVGTVPPSVFWPVPNVDSGLVRIVRRDPPATTATRQQVFTVVDHAFAQRRKMLRAALSGLAGSSAAASACLEAAGVDPQARGETLTVDQFARVAEQLFPDAGA, encoded by the coding sequence ATGGGGCCAGTGGCCCTCCTGCTCGGCCAAGCTCGGGCTTCGCTGACCAGTCCGCTGACGTCGTCGAAGGGTCTGCTGGACCCGACCTCCGTGCGAGCCCTGGCCACCGAGCTGGGGCTGCGCCCGACCAAGCAGCGCGGGCAGAACTTCGTCACCGACGCCAACACGGTGCGCCGGCTGGTCACGCTCGCCGGTCTGGAGCCTGACGACGTCGCCCTGGAGATCGGCCCTGGGCTCGGCTCGCTGACCCTCGGCCTGCTCGAGCGGGCGCGTCACGTCGTGGCCATCGAGATCGAGGCCAGCCTGGCCCGCCAGCTGCCGCTCACCGTCGCCACCCGGTTGCCCGGGGCGGAGGAGCGGCTGACCGTGGTGGAGGCCGACGCGCTGCAGGTCCACCCGCTGCCCGAGCCCCGGCCGAGCGTGGTCGTGGCCAACCTGCCCTACAACGTCTCGGTGCCGGTGCTGCTGCACCTGCTCGAGATCGACCCGGGTTGGCGTCGCGGGCTGGTCATGGTGCAGCTGGAGGTCGCCGACCGGTTGGTGGCCGGACCCGGCTCGCGGACCTACGGCGTCCCCTCGGTCAAGATGGCCTGGTGGGCCGCGGCGACCCGGGTGGGGACCGTGCCGCCCAGCGTGTTCTGGCCGGTGCCCAACGTCGACTCCGGCCTGGTGCGGATCGTGCGCCGCGACCCCCCGGCCACCACCGCCACCCGGCAGCAGGTGTTCACCGTGGTCGACCACGCCTTCGCCCAGCGGCGCAAGATGCTGCGGGCGGCCCTGTCCGGGCTGGCCGGCTCCTCGGCCGCGGCCAGCGCCTGCCTCGAGGCCGCCGGCGTCGACCCGCAGGCCCGCGGGGAGACCCTGACCGTGGACCAGTTCGCCCGCGTGGCCGAGCAGCTGTTCCCCGACGCCGGAGCCTGA